A window of Paenibacillus polygoni contains these coding sequences:
- the gatB gene encoding Asp-tRNA(Asn)/Glu-tRNA(Gln) amidotransferase subunit GatB, with translation MSSKKYETVIGLEVHVELHTKSKIFCGCSTEFGAPPNTHTCPICLGHPGVLPVLNRQAVEYAMKAAMALNCTIADVSKFDRKNYFYPDSPKAYQISQYDQPIGENGWIDIEVDGKTKRIGITRLHLEEDAGKLTHVDGGYASLADFNRVGTPLVEIVSEPDISSPEEARAYLEKIRAIMQYCDVSDVKMEEGSLRCDANISLRPFGETKLGTKAELKNMNSFRGVQRGLEYEEIRQAELLDDGEEIVQETRRWDEAAGKTLSMRSKEQAHDYRYFPDPDLVTLHISQEWKDRVRASIPELPDERKARYTSEYGLPTYDADVITSSVHLANLFEDSMKYTSDAKAVSNWIMGDLLGYLNSEGVEITALQLTGQGLGEMVGLIEKGTISNKIAKTVFKEMLESGKLPKQIVEEKGLVQISDEGAILTIVEQVVAANPQSVEDYKAGKQKAIGFLVGQVMKESKGKANPGLANKLLVEVLSR, from the coding sequence ATGTCATCCAAGAAATATGAGACTGTCATTGGGCTGGAAGTTCACGTTGAACTCCATACGAAATCCAAAATTTTCTGCGGCTGCTCTACCGAATTTGGAGCACCGCCTAATACACATACATGTCCGATTTGTTTAGGACACCCCGGAGTACTGCCGGTACTTAACCGTCAAGCAGTGGAATATGCCATGAAAGCAGCGATGGCTCTTAACTGTACTATTGCGGATGTAAGTAAATTTGACCGTAAGAATTATTTCTATCCAGATTCGCCAAAAGCATATCAGATTTCACAGTACGATCAGCCTATCGGTGAGAATGGCTGGATAGACATTGAAGTAGATGGCAAAACAAAACGCATTGGTATCACTCGTTTGCACTTGGAAGAAGACGCAGGAAAGCTGACGCACGTTGACGGCGGATATGCATCGCTTGCTGACTTCAACCGTGTGGGAACTCCGCTTGTTGAGATTGTATCTGAACCGGATATTTCGTCTCCAGAAGAAGCGCGTGCGTATCTAGAAAAGATCCGTGCTATTATGCAGTACTGCGATGTATCTGATGTGAAGATGGAAGAAGGATCGCTGCGTTGCGACGCTAATATCAGTCTTCGTCCTTTTGGTGAGACCAAACTCGGAACAAAAGCAGAACTGAAAAACATGAACTCTTTCCGCGGAGTGCAGCGTGGACTTGAATACGAAGAGATTCGCCAAGCGGAACTGCTTGATGACGGAGAAGAGATTGTTCAAGAAACACGCCGCTGGGATGAGGCTGCTGGTAAAACGTTATCCATGCGCAGTAAAGAACAAGCTCATGACTACCGTTATTTCCCGGATCCGGATCTAGTTACTCTTCATATAAGTCAGGAATGGAAAGACCGCGTTCGGGCTTCGATTCCAGAACTTCCGGATGAGCGCAAGGCAAGATATACTTCGGAATATGGCCTTCCAACCTACGATGCGGACGTCATTACTTCCTCTGTGCATCTTGCTAATCTTTTTGAAGACAGCATGAAATACACTTCCGATGCAAAAGCCGTATCCAACTGGATTATGGGCGACTTGCTTGGCTACCTTAACAGTGAAGGGGTAGAAATCACAGCACTCCAGTTGACTGGACAAGGTCTTGGGGAAATGGTCGGTCTTATTGAGAAGGGAACGATCAGCAACAAGATTGCCAAGACCGTATTTAAGGAAATGCTCGAAAGCGGCAAACTTCCTAAGCAGATTGTAGAAGAGAAGGGGCTCGTACAGATCAGTGATGAAGGAGCCATTCTGACGATTGTTGAACAGGTTGTTGCAGCTAATCCGCAGTCCGTAGAGGATTACAAAGCAGGAAAGCAAAAAGCGATCGGTTTCTTAGTTGGACAAGTAATGAAGGAAAGTAAGGGGAAAGCAAACCCTGGACTAGCCAATAAACTGCTTGTTGAAGTTTTAAGCCGCTAG
- a CDS encoding GNAT family N-acetyltransferase: MEGKIIPISLQDTDLVLEIWRLQHLAYRLEAQWIGFNEIPPLLDTVETIQGCGESFFGYITDDMELLGAIAVETEEEGTRTISRMMVHPLHFRKGIAGQLIEYVLDLYRDVPKMIVSTGLKNIPASNLYQKYGFKPVETQEVAPGVELTTFHLNRINDRS; the protein is encoded by the coding sequence ATGGAAGGCAAAATCATACCCATCTCTTTGCAGGACACAGATCTGGTCCTTGAGATTTGGAGACTTCAGCATTTGGCATATCGCCTCGAAGCACAGTGGATTGGCTTTAACGAAATTCCGCCGCTTTTAGATACCGTAGAGACGATTCAGGGATGCGGTGAATCGTTTTTTGGTTATATAACAGATGATATGGAACTACTTGGAGCGATAGCGGTAGAGACAGAAGAGGAAGGGACAAGAACGATCTCCCGGATGATGGTTCATCCGCTTCATTTTCGTAAAGGGATCGCAGGACAGCTCATTGAGTATGTACTGGATCTTTACCGGGATGTACCCAAAATGATCGTTTCAACAGGTCTTAAGAATATACCCGCTTCGAACTTATATCAAAAATACGGATTTAAACCCGTAGAAACGCAGGAGGTTGCTCCTGGAGTGGAATTAACGACTTTTCATTTGAATAGGATAAACGATCGTTCCTAA